In Synechococcus sp. Nb3U1, one DNA window encodes the following:
- a CDS encoding tetratricopeptide repeat protein, translating to MSHPLFLNCIQPIRGLRALPVSLAVVLGMGGWGSLASAQVLMHVPIPNGGLMQAQGLQLATDSLRLAQFGQAEEALRRLQLAVEMVPNSSELHYVLGNVHLELGDYAQANQALQKARALAPEDAAVLYSLGSSYLRQGSYFAAVEALERAVALQPDNPNARFQLGNAYLLLDNGDRARQEYEETLQLDPAYWPAMNNIGLVDYEQGDLDAAIDRWERTLEMIDSMAEPYLALATALYIQGETERAEELGAKAMRLDPEYARLQVLRENLWGENLLRDVQILLRTRPVAEALQQAAVDQFNQQMGLSE from the coding sequence ATGTCGCACCCCTTGTTCCTGAACTGTATTCAGCCCATCCGTGGTCTGCGAGCCTTGCCCGTAAGCCTTGCGGTCGTGTTGGGGATGGGGGGATGGGGATCCCTGGCTTCTGCCCAAGTGTTGATGCATGTGCCCATCCCCAATGGGGGCTTGATGCAGGCGCAAGGGTTACAACTGGCCACCGACTCCTTGCGTTTGGCGCAGTTTGGCCAAGCAGAAGAAGCGCTCCGCCGCCTACAACTGGCGGTTGAGATGGTGCCCAATTCCTCGGAGCTGCACTACGTTCTGGGGAATGTACATCTGGAGCTAGGGGATTATGCTCAGGCCAACCAAGCTCTGCAAAAAGCTCGTGCTCTGGCCCCAGAGGATGCCGCTGTTCTCTACTCGCTGGGGTCTTCCTATCTGCGGCAGGGCAGCTACTTTGCCGCTGTTGAAGCCCTAGAACGGGCTGTCGCCCTGCAGCCGGATAACCCCAACGCCCGCTTCCAATTGGGCAATGCCTATTTGCTGTTGGACAACGGTGACCGTGCCCGCCAGGAATACGAAGAAACCCTGCAACTGGATCCCGCCTACTGGCCGGCCATGAACAACATTGGCTTGGTGGACTACGAGCAGGGAGATCTGGATGCCGCCATCGACCGCTGGGAACGCACCCTGGAGATGATCGACTCTATGGCCGAGCCCTACCTCGCCCTAGCCACCGCCCTCTACATCCAGGGAGAAACCGAACGGGCGGAAGAGCTGGGCGCAAAAGCGATGCGTTTGGATCCCGAGTATGCCCGCCTGCAGGTGCTGCGGGAAAACCTCTGGGGGGAAAACCTCCTGCGCGACGTGCAGATCCTCCTGCGTACCCGCCCTGTAGCAGAAGCCTTGCAACAGGCTGCTGTCGATCAGTTCAACCAGCAAATGGGCCTTTCAGAGTAG
- a CDS encoding glycoside hydrolase family 15 protein, which produces MAYQPIENYGIIGNMQSVALVGMNGSIDWLCLPRFDSPSIFGAILDDKKGGRFQITAVGENVKSQQFYWPDTNVLVTRFVSESGIGDVVDYMTVGLRPDEPGYHWLIRRVRAVRGSMTFKLICQPAFNYGRDPHDTKLIGCGANFISKDLALEMTARLPLEIDGDGVVSEFTLQEEQTTFVVLQQDRDLSNCDIVEQQRADELFLHTVQFWRHWVSQCTYTGRWREMVHRSALALKLLTYEPTGGIIAAATTSLPEGIGGQRNWDYRYTWIRDAAFTIYALMRIGFTEEAARFMHWIEERTHDANPDGSLQLMYGIDGRKELTELTLDHLEGYKGSRPVRIGNGAYNQLQLDIYGELMDSVYLFNKYGIPISYDFWIQLRRLVDWVCDNWNQPDEGVWEVRGGPQHFVYSRLMCWVALDRALRLANKRSFPADRLRWERIRDQIYEEIMDKGWNEQLQTFVQAYGSEALDASTLIMPLVLFLAPTDPRMLKTLEAIGRPLRQGGLMMGGLVYRYDVHKTDDALTGEEGTFNICSFWMVEAMTRAGAADPIWLERARLMFEEMLGYSNHLGLYAEQIGSSGEALGNFPQAFTHLALISAAFNLDRALGQRD; this is translated from the coding sequence ATGGCCTACCAACCGATTGAGAACTACGGCATCATCGGCAATATGCAAAGTGTGGCGCTGGTGGGCATGAATGGCTCAATTGATTGGCTATGCTTGCCCCGCTTCGATTCCCCCAGTATTTTCGGCGCGATTTTAGACGATAAAAAAGGGGGAAGATTTCAAATTACGGCCGTGGGAGAAAATGTTAAAAGTCAGCAATTCTATTGGCCGGATACGAATGTTTTGGTGACGCGCTTTGTCTCCGAATCTGGCATTGGCGATGTGGTGGATTATATGACCGTTGGTCTGCGACCGGATGAACCAGGCTATCACTGGCTGATCCGGCGGGTACGGGCGGTGCGGGGCAGCATGACCTTTAAGCTGATCTGTCAGCCTGCGTTTAACTACGGACGGGATCCCCACGATACCAAGTTGATCGGCTGTGGGGCCAATTTCATCAGCAAAGATCTGGCTCTGGAAATGACCGCCCGCCTACCCCTAGAAATTGATGGGGATGGGGTGGTTTCGGAATTTACCCTGCAAGAAGAACAAACCACCTTCGTAGTACTGCAACAGGATCGGGATCTGAGCAACTGTGACATTGTGGAGCAACAGCGGGCGGATGAGCTGTTTTTGCATACCGTTCAATTTTGGCGGCACTGGGTTTCGCAGTGTACCTACACGGGGCGCTGGCGGGAAATGGTGCACCGGTCAGCCCTCGCCCTCAAGTTGCTCACCTACGAGCCTACTGGGGGGATCATCGCCGCTGCCACCACCAGTTTGCCGGAAGGGATCGGCGGCCAACGCAACTGGGACTACCGTTACACCTGGATTCGGGATGCGGCCTTCACCATCTACGCCCTAATGCGCATTGGCTTCACAGAAGAGGCCGCCCGATTTATGCACTGGATCGAGGAACGCACTCATGATGCCAACCCGGATGGATCTCTGCAGCTAATGTACGGCATTGATGGTCGCAAAGAATTGACGGAACTCACCTTGGATCATCTGGAGGGTTACAAGGGATCCCGTCCAGTACGCATCGGTAATGGGGCTTACAACCAACTGCAACTGGATATCTACGGCGAGTTGATGGACTCGGTCTACTTGTTCAACAAATACGGGATCCCGATCTCCTACGACTTTTGGATCCAACTGCGCCGCTTGGTGGATTGGGTTTGCGACAACTGGAACCAGCCGGATGAAGGGGTATGGGAGGTGCGGGGTGGCCCCCAACACTTTGTCTACTCGCGCCTGATGTGCTGGGTGGCGTTGGATCGGGCCTTGCGGCTGGCCAACAAACGTTCTTTCCCTGCCGATCGCCTGCGCTGGGAACGGATCCGCGACCAAATCTACGAAGAAATCATGGACAAAGGCTGGAACGAGCAGCTGCAAACCTTTGTGCAAGCTTACGGCAGCGAAGCCCTGGATGCTTCCACCCTGATCATGCCTTTGGTGTTGTTTTTGGCTCCCACGGATCCGCGCATGCTCAAAACCCTGGAGGCGATTGGTCGTCCGCTACGACAAGGGGGCCTAATGATGGGGGGCTTGGTTTACCGCTACGATGTGCACAAAACCGACGATGCCCTGACCGGGGAAGAGGGCACCTTCAACATCTGTTCGTTTTGGATGGTAGAAGCCATGACCCGGGCCGGGGCCGCCGATCCAATCTGGCTGGAGCGGGCCCGGCTGATGTTTGAAGAGATGCTGGGGTACTCCAACCACCTCGGCCTCTATGCAGAACAAATTGGCTCTAGTGGCGAGGCGCTGGGCAATTTTCCCCAAGCCTTTACCCATCTGGCCCTGATCAGTGCCGCCTTCAACCTGGATCGGGCCTTAGGCCAACGGGATTAA
- a CDS encoding radical SAM/SPASM domain-containing protein — MPKPLSMPQLERLHIEVTNVCNFKCEFCPDAIMARRRGHMDPALLEQILDEVATTQLARVVAFHLMGEPLIYPHIFQGIHMAVARGLDLHLTSNGSTFALWPEHIDRLIYSRLPKLTISLQTPDPVTFIIRGAPPRLTPERYFAGITQFLQAHLRSDRASGPEASSPTQVHLKFLDTSPHPFLVPHKALSVINSAQQMRSELSAWATRILQGIPDAPDPDWVGSQIATYRPGRWQQIRLHPRLVLETFPLDSWGNVETERVIPARWGYCNGASGQAGVLYDGTVVPCCKDYEGRIPLGQVKLGGSLLDILAGQPACALRQGFNRFQVNNAVCQRCMGADTSGKALLRQAGSIAYFKLYRPLKQNLDPGWGEV, encoded by the coding sequence ATGCCCAAACCACTATCCATGCCGCAACTGGAGCGCCTCCACATCGAGGTGACCAACGTTTGCAACTTTAAGTGTGAGTTTTGTCCAGATGCGATTATGGCCCGGCGACGGGGGCATATGGATCCCGCCCTGTTGGAGCAGATTTTGGATGAAGTGGCCACAACGCAATTGGCCCGAGTGGTCGCCTTTCACCTAATGGGGGAGCCGCTGATCTACCCGCACATCTTCCAGGGTATTCACATGGCGGTAGCACGAGGTCTGGATCTGCACCTGACCAGTAATGGCAGTACCTTCGCCCTCTGGCCGGAGCACATTGACAGGCTTATCTACAGCCGTTTGCCCAAACTGACAATCTCGCTGCAAACGCCGGATCCGGTTACGTTCATCATTCGCGGAGCACCTCCTCGTCTGACTCCGGAGCGCTACTTTGCGGGCATTACCCAATTTTTACAGGCTCATTTGCGCTCCGATCGCGCCAGCGGGCCGGAGGCCTCTAGCCCCACCCAGGTACACCTGAAATTTCTTGATACCAGCCCCCACCCCTTTTTGGTGCCCCACAAAGCTCTCTCGGTGATCAACTCCGCACAACAGATGCGCTCAGAACTCTCCGCCTGGGCCACGCGGATTTTACAAGGGATCCCTGATGCCCCGGATCCCGATTGGGTGGGATCCCAAATCGCGACCTATCGGCCCGGACGTTGGCAACAGATTCGCCTTCACCCCCGCTTGGTTTTGGAAACTTTCCCCCTAGATAGCTGGGGCAATGTCGAGACAGAGCGGGTGATCCCGGCCCGTTGGGGGTACTGTAATGGGGCCTCTGGGCAGGCAGGGGTTCTCTACGATGGCACCGTGGTGCCCTGCTGCAAAGATTATGAAGGTCGGATCCCGTTGGGACAGGTGAAGTTAGGGGGATCCCTGCTGGACATTTTGGCGGGCCAGCCAGCCTGTGCCTTGCGACAAGGGTTTAATCGGTTTCAGGTGAACAACGCCGTTTGTCAACGCTGTATGGGTGCAGACACATCTGGCAAAGCGCTCCTGCGTCAGGCGGGATCCATCGCCTATTTCAAGCTGTATCGCCCCCTAAAGCAAAATCTAGATCCTGGCTGGGGAGAGGTCTAG
- a CDS encoding ATP-binding protein has protein sequence MSKKSTGIPQQSSNGHHQETSLSLANNAPEVIGTVKGPGESSNQYVFITSNTQAVKVGEFVYYEVRDPQSRLLQILGKIGQVQLLDHIPDRIFADTEIDPSAIVALVGFTHPNPEIYAVTVEVIGYFHRAMGFINPRRAPDPGAKVFLASDQLLKSVLNKRDELAIGGAHLGSLLLRDEGSVPVVLDVKEMVSTHLAILAGTGSGKSYTAGVLIEELLLPKNRAAVLIFDPHGEYNTLAEMQSHHQFLGEDGYRPKVKVLSPQEIKIRISSLNFFDILTLLPEMTDRQKSFLEKAFRNTTHFNPVRWTIQDLIDAVNEVDSSEDGSQGSSAAALEWKLEQIDRSPYFSNLEHLAPKDLFEPGQVTILQMNEISQEEQQVIAAAILRQANHARMNTHKGKIDPGDENYLPYPVFILLEEAHRFAPAHDPSRCKQVLRTILSEGRKFGLGVGLITQRPGKLDSDILSQCMSQFLMRIVNPSDQENLRHSVEAAGRDLMQELPALSKGQVIISGVCVNTPVLCKVRQRYTRHGGETLDILGLWQNHFQAHRERERLAQSAPLKPRAQAQRVEGLSID, from the coding sequence ATGTCAAAAAAATCCACAGGGATCCCTCAACAATCCAGCAATGGCCATCACCAGGAGACCTCCCTTTCTTTGGCCAACAACGCTCCAGAAGTGATAGGCACCGTCAAAGGTCCCGGAGAAAGTTCCAATCAATATGTGTTTATTACCTCCAATACTCAGGCAGTAAAAGTTGGAGAGTTTGTTTACTACGAAGTTCGGGATCCGCAATCACGGTTACTACAAATCCTGGGGAAAATTGGCCAAGTGCAACTGTTGGATCACATCCCCGATCGTATTTTTGCCGACACCGAAATTGACCCAAGTGCGATTGTAGCTTTGGTGGGTTTTACCCATCCCAATCCAGAAATCTATGCCGTCACTGTGGAAGTAATCGGCTATTTCCATCGGGCCATGGGCTTTATCAACCCCCGTCGCGCTCCGGATCCCGGTGCCAAGGTGTTTCTGGCTTCCGATCAGCTGTTGAAATCTGTCTTGAACAAGCGGGATGAATTGGCGATTGGGGGTGCTCATTTAGGTAGTTTACTGTTGCGCGACGAGGGATCCGTGCCGGTGGTACTGGATGTCAAGGAGATGGTCAGCACCCACCTGGCGATTCTTGCAGGGACGGGATCCGGCAAATCCTACACAGCAGGAGTGTTGATCGAAGAGTTGTTGTTGCCCAAGAATCGGGCGGCTGTCCTCATTTTTGATCCTCATGGGGAGTACAATACCCTGGCAGAAATGCAATCTCATCATCAGTTTTTGGGTGAAGATGGCTATCGTCCCAAGGTTAAAGTTTTGTCTCCGCAAGAGATTAAAATCCGAATTTCCTCACTCAATTTCTTCGATATTCTCACGCTGCTGCCGGAAATGACAGATCGACAGAAATCATTTCTGGAAAAAGCCTTCCGTAATACAACTCATTTCAACCCGGTGCGTTGGACAATCCAGGATCTGATCGATGCTGTGAATGAAGTGGATTCTTCAGAAGATGGATCCCAGGGATCCTCAGCAGCAGCCCTAGAGTGGAAACTGGAGCAAATTGATCGCTCTCCCTATTTCAGCAATCTGGAACATCTGGCCCCCAAAGATTTGTTTGAGCCAGGCCAAGTAACCATCCTACAGATGAACGAGATCAGCCAAGAAGAGCAACAGGTAATCGCCGCCGCGATTTTGCGTCAAGCCAACCATGCCCGCATGAATACCCACAAGGGAAAGATCGATCCAGGGGATGAAAATTACTTACCCTATCCGGTATTTATCTTGTTAGAAGAAGCGCATCGCTTTGCCCCTGCTCATGATCCTTCCCGATGCAAACAAGTATTGCGGACGATCCTTAGCGAAGGGCGTAAATTTGGTTTGGGAGTAGGGCTGATTACGCAGCGCCCTGGCAAATTAGATTCCGATATTCTTTCCCAATGCATGAGCCAGTTTTTGATGCGGATCGTCAATCCTTCTGATCAAGAGAATCTGCGCCACAGCGTCGAGGCCGCCGGACGGGATTTGATGCAGGAATTACCCGCTTTGAGTAAAGGACAGGTGATCATTTCTGGGGTATGTGTCAATACACCTGTATTGTGTAAAGTACGGCAACGCTACACCCGGCATGGGGGGGAAACCTTGGATATTCTTGGCCTTTGGCAAAACCACTTTCAAGCCCACCGCGAACGGGAGCGGCTGGCTCAATCGGCCCCTTTGAAACCGCGTGCTCAAGCTCAGAGGGTGGAAGGCTTGAGTATCGATTAG
- a CDS encoding DNA double-strand break repair nuclease NurA, with amino-acid sequence MVLRTDRILAVLDQKREAFTTFDRGLSERRELYKQAMEQLCKWSGLEIAEKTALLMFPGALPTAEWDIHQSWKVPFAHEWANYEESCEWVKSVIQDIPTFAVDGSQIYPSKELSIPIALVQIGWYENHHCAEGSYEKDIQVDVLTPTDLGANSSGEPKERVVNQRRFQMETERLHEYIQRSEQGSRKLAFLDGALVATFAEAFEPETQDFYVQCLLPLLRASQQNRIPLVAYIDTTYTSDLVKLLKYCFDLPDAPQLHDAQLLSSWLDWGDRTPFFICARGGSLSPQEGILNRYQEMRERVGFVYLRTSDNFPARLEIPVWVYEAGLLDWLVDIVRSEVVIGRGYPYVIETADQTAVISSEDRNLFLRLMQDWAAREKLNLRLSRKTVSKLQRRRIR; translated from the coding sequence ATGGTGCTTAGAACGGATCGGATCCTAGCTGTTCTGGATCAGAAACGCGAAGCTTTTACCACGTTTGATAGAGGTCTGTCGGAACGACGAGAATTGTACAAGCAGGCGATGGAGCAATTGTGTAAATGGTCAGGGTTAGAGATCGCAGAAAAAACGGCCCTATTGATGTTTCCAGGGGCTTTACCTACCGCTGAGTGGGATATACATCAAAGTTGGAAGGTGCCTTTTGCACATGAGTGGGCAAACTATGAAGAAAGCTGCGAATGGGTTAAGTCAGTCATTCAAGATATTCCTACCTTTGCCGTGGATGGATCCCAGATTTATCCAAGCAAGGAACTTTCTATCCCAATCGCTTTAGTCCAGATCGGCTGGTATGAAAATCATCACTGTGCTGAAGGCAGTTACGAAAAAGATATTCAAGTAGATGTGCTGACTCCAACTGATTTGGGAGCTAATAGCAGTGGGGAGCCGAAAGAACGAGTTGTCAATCAACGTCGTTTTCAAATGGAGACTGAAAGGCTGCACGAGTATATTCAACGGTCGGAGCAGGGATCCCGGAAGTTAGCCTTTTTGGATGGGGCTTTGGTGGCTACGTTTGCTGAAGCCTTCGAGCCAGAGACCCAAGATTTTTATGTGCAGTGCCTATTGCCGCTACTGCGAGCTAGTCAACAGAACCGGATCCCGTTGGTAGCTTACATTGACACAACTTATACCTCTGATCTAGTTAAGTTGCTTAAATACTGCTTTGATTTACCTGATGCCCCACAACTTCACGATGCTCAATTGCTCAGCTCCTGGCTGGACTGGGGAGATCGCACACCCTTCTTTATCTGTGCCCGTGGAGGTAGTCTCAGTCCACAAGAGGGGATCCTCAATCGCTACCAAGAAATGCGCGAGCGAGTTGGGTTTGTTTATCTGCGCACCAGTGATAATTTTCCGGCGAGGCTAGAGATTCCAGTTTGGGTTTATGAAGCTGGCTTGCTGGATTGGCTGGTGGATATTGTCCGCAGTGAGGTGGTGATTGGTCGAGGTTATCCCTATGTCATCGAAACAGCCGATCAAACAGCCGTGATTAGCAGTGAAGATCGCAACTTGTTTTTGCGTCTGATGCAAGATTGGGCAGCCCGTGAGAAACTCAACCTAAGATTATCTCGTAAAACTGTGAGTAAACTTCAGCGGAGGCGGATCCGATGA
- a CDS encoding AAA family ATPase has protein sequence MRILSLALQNFKSHVDTVFEFEPGTNAICGENGAGKTSILEAIAWALFDHSPYSQEEMIRVGASDAVVTVQFVSQADQRTYTVRRSVTQGYRLFDPQLNQRLDYERKVDVLPWLRQHLGVPTGTDLARLFATTIGVPQGTFTADFLKTGRDRKEIFDRILKVEEYQAVAKDLLAVEKHSEAKIQEIKHQIELFNQQLQDWNSLQLEQKKLMQDLSYWQEQLQQQNQVIQQTQVQLERLESLLRQIQIIDQQLREREQQEALLKVSQEQAEALLQQARQAQAQRDQCLQGSQLFLAAETQLRDLEKQQQQRFSWLKQRDHLLSQQQAIDTELTRLQEKLRQLEQWKQELEDLNPKLQAQQDLEAEQVSLTQHLNRLLEWQMELERLRGEWATQSERCQLLQSRVQEAEEASAICRQHQPAYTRYQDLETQIAQREVDQQTRNRLGSQREKRLQELHHLQIQEAEYKQQLLAFEQIEQEIHSLNPLIKQQGSLEKQLLEIEKRLTPFQSIRLELKQKETEQIHLQQQLQQLEDTLRQRRGYLEQVARIPELEAQQERIQIQLSRIAAAQQFHQEMQTLLEQGTNRLQQQQQSIQSLLQDLELQQQQYPEWKGIWERIHDMFSQSSTLSQDLLQSIHNILRDLTSQTDKAQLNQQFLSLQEELKTLQPLLGLTRQLPELESHRQELLQAQIELQNKIDDIHWSLEAEPTFIRQQQELNEQLQKLGDPRAQLKRLEKELQKKAPIQRRWQQLVGKIDPIRADIQLLDQQLQPLEDIEERILSLKEEQRTCRNGYEKVITSMETAKSLAQRQRELQMAQAELNQIQNQGQQKQAQIHQWEQERGTAEKIRTQLEQLRDSLMALGDPRGQAERLRLELKAETECLRSQADYLQQRQQIQAELEKLQKSLLASEHLEQEMGSLQQQRDQYRSTHENYLQAEPVAQLLPEREKALENLKTQWHMLQTQMAQLRAQRDPLICQFQLEDYESHKALLQTVKIKEAEAKAHLESIAPQLMKIQERVQQLEQVKDSLKKVETERSEKERLHRFIKFSREVYKKAGPQITQHYLQQINHTADQLFREILNRPNVSLTWEPDYEIRVQEGSSTKRRFASLSGGEQMCAALAVRLALLKVLGQLDIAFFDEPTTNMDMQRRRRLAEAITNLRSFQQLFVISHDDTFEQVTENIIRVERSFGLTTERRDPFYGA, from the coding sequence ATGCGCATCCTCTCTTTAGCACTGCAAAACTTTAAGTCTCATGTGGATACAGTCTTTGAGTTTGAGCCAGGCACCAATGCCATTTGTGGGGAAAATGGAGCTGGAAAAACCAGTATCCTGGAGGCAATTGCTTGGGCTTTATTTGATCACTCGCCATACAGTCAAGAAGAAATGATTCGGGTAGGAGCCAGCGATGCGGTTGTAACTGTGCAATTTGTCTCCCAGGCGGATCAGCGTACCTACACAGTTCGTCGCAGCGTCACTCAGGGGTATCGGCTTTTTGACCCGCAACTGAATCAACGATTGGATTATGAGCGCAAGGTGGATGTGTTGCCTTGGCTGCGACAACACTTGGGAGTGCCCACAGGAACTGATCTGGCTCGTTTATTTGCAACTACGATTGGTGTACCACAAGGAACATTTACAGCCGATTTTCTGAAAACAGGTCGAGATCGAAAAGAGATATTCGACCGAATCTTGAAAGTTGAAGAGTACCAGGCGGTAGCGAAAGACTTGCTTGCGGTGGAAAAACACAGCGAAGCAAAGATTCAAGAAATCAAGCACCAAATAGAGTTATTTAACCAACAACTTCAGGATTGGAATTCCCTTCAATTAGAACAGAAAAAATTGATGCAGGATTTATCCTATTGGCAAGAACAGCTTCAGCAGCAAAACCAGGTCATTCAACAAACTCAGGTGCAACTCGAAAGGCTAGAGAGCCTACTCAGACAAATTCAAATCATAGATCAACAACTACGGGAACGAGAACAGCAGGAAGCTTTACTCAAAGTTAGTCAGGAACAAGCCGAAGCACTTCTCCAACAGGCCCGGCAAGCCCAAGCCCAACGGGATCAATGCCTTCAGGGATCCCAACTGTTTCTGGCAGCAGAAACCCAATTGCGGGATTTAGAAAAGCAACAACAACAGCGGTTTAGTTGGCTCAAGCAGCGGGATCATTTGCTCTCCCAGCAACAGGCCATAGATACAGAACTAACCAGATTACAAGAGAAACTCAGGCAATTAGAGCAATGGAAACAAGAACTCGAGGATCTGAACCCCAAGCTACAAGCTCAACAGGATTTAGAGGCTGAGCAAGTTAGTTTAACTCAACACTTGAATAGACTGTTGGAATGGCAAATGGAATTGGAGCGATTGCGAGGGGAATGGGCAACTCAATCGGAGCGGTGCCAACTTCTCCAGAGCCGGGTGCAGGAGGCTGAAGAGGCGTCAGCCATTTGTCGCCAGCATCAACCTGCCTATACTCGGTACCAGGATCTAGAAACCCAGATTGCCCAGCGAGAAGTTGATCAGCAAACCCGGAATCGCTTGGGCAGCCAGCGAGAGAAAAGATTACAGGAACTCCATCACTTGCAAATTCAGGAGGCTGAATACAAGCAACAGTTGCTTGCCTTTGAACAAATCGAACAAGAAATTCACAGTCTAAATCCTCTTATAAAACAACAGGGATCCCTGGAAAAGCAATTGTTGGAAATAGAGAAGAGACTAACACCATTTCAATCAATTCGTTTAGAACTCAAACAAAAAGAAACAGAGCAAATCCATCTTCAGCAGCAGCTACAACAGTTAGAGGATACACTTCGGCAGAGGAGGGGTTATTTGGAGCAGGTTGCCAGGATACCTGAATTGGAAGCCCAGCAAGAACGCATTCAAATTCAACTGAGTCGTATAGCGGCTGCCCAACAATTTCATCAGGAAATGCAGACCTTATTGGAGCAGGGAACAAATCGTCTCCAACAGCAGCAGCAAAGCATCCAATCCCTGCTTCAAGATCTAGAATTGCAACAGCAACAGTACCCGGAATGGAAAGGAATTTGGGAACGGATCCACGATATGTTCAGCCAGTCTTCGACTCTCAGCCAAGACCTACTTCAATCTATCCATAATATTTTGCGAGATCTAACTTCTCAAACAGACAAAGCCCAACTGAATCAGCAATTTTTAAGCTTACAGGAGGAGCTTAAGACGTTACAACCTCTGCTGGGTCTGACGAGGCAACTCCCTGAGTTGGAATCACACAGGCAAGAGCTTCTGCAAGCACAGATAGAACTGCAAAACAAGATAGATGATATCCATTGGAGTCTTGAAGCAGAACCTACCTTTATTCGTCAACAACAGGAATTGAACGAACAGCTACAAAAACTAGGGGATCCTCGGGCACAGCTCAAACGACTAGAAAAGGAACTCCAAAAAAAAGCTCCTATTCAGCGGCGCTGGCAACAATTAGTTGGAAAAATAGATCCTATTCGTGCAGATATTCAACTTCTGGATCAGCAGCTCCAGCCCTTAGAAGACATAGAAGAAAGAATCTTGTCTCTAAAAGAAGAGCAGAGAACCTGTCGTAATGGCTATGAAAAAGTCATTACCTCGATGGAGACAGCCAAAAGTCTGGCTCAGCGCCAGCGGGAGTTGCAGATGGCCCAAGCAGAGCTAAATCAAATTCAAAACCAAGGACAACAAAAGCAAGCTCAGATACATCAATGGGAACAGGAGCGGGGAACGGCGGAGAAAATCCGAACTCAACTAGAGCAGCTCAGGGATTCCCTAATGGCTCTAGGGGATCCCCGTGGTCAGGCAGAACGTTTACGGCTAGAACTTAAGGCCGAGACTGAATGTTTACGCAGTCAAGCGGATTATCTACAGCAGCGGCAACAGATTCAAGCAGAACTAGAAAAGCTGCAAAAATCTTTACTAGCCAGTGAGCATCTAGAGCAAGAAATGGGATCCCTGCAACAACAACGGGATCAGTATCGCTCCACCCACGAGAACTATCTTCAGGCTGAGCCAGTTGCCCAACTCCTACCTGAGCGAGAAAAAGCTCTTGAGAATCTGAAAACGCAATGGCACATGCTCCAAACCCAGATGGCCCAGCTCCGAGCACAAAGGGATCCACTGATCTGCCAATTTCAACTAGAAGACTACGAAAGTCACAAAGCTCTACTACAAACAGTGAAAATAAAAGAAGCTGAAGCCAAAGCTCACCTAGAAAGTATTGCTCCTCAACTCATGAAGATACAGGAAAGGGTACAACAGCTAGAACAAGTAAAAGATAGCCTTAAAAAAGTGGAAACAGAACGATCTGAAAAGGAGCGATTGCATCGGTTTATCAAGTTTAGTCGAGAGGTTTACAAAAAAGCTGGCCCGCAAATTACCCAACATTATCTACAACAAATCAATCACACCGCCGATCAACTGTTTCGAGAAATACTTAACCGTCCAAATGTCAGCTTAACTTGGGAACCAGACTATGAGATTCGAGTGCAAGAAGGCAGCAGCACCAAACGACGCTTTGCCAGCCTTTCAGGAGGAGAGCAAATGTGTGCAGCTTTGGCTGTACGACTGGCTTTGTTAAAGGTTTTGGGACAATTGGATATTGCCTTCTTTGACGAACCCACCACTAATATGGATATGCAGCGACGGCGACGACTAGCAGAAGCAATTACCAACCTGCGCTCCTTCCAACAACTGTTTGTCATTAGCCACGACGATACTTTTGAGCAAGTGACGGAGAATATTATCCGGGTAGAAAGGAGCTTTGGCCTAACTACAGAAAGGAGGGATCCCTTTTATGGTGCTTAG